The proteins below come from a single Lineus longissimus chromosome 5, tnLinLong1.2, whole genome shotgun sequence genomic window:
- the LOC135487764 gene encoding charged multivesicular body protein 2a-like, translating into MPLEWLFGRKKTPEEILRQNKRALDKAMRELDRERQNMERNEKKIIADIKKLAKQGQMDAVKIMAKDLVRTRRYVKKFILMRANIQAVSLKIQTLKSQNSMAQAMKGVTKAMQTMNKQLKLPEIQKIMMEFEKQSEMMDMKEEMMNDAIDDVMGDEDDEEESDAIVGQVLDELGLQLGDELAGLPQTDRSLGPAKTAAKQPQAAGVTSDADLDLEARLNDLKRQ; encoded by the exons ATGCCGTTAGAATGGTTATTTGGTCGTAAGAAGACCCCAGAGGAAATTCTCAGGCAAAATAAAAGAGCATTGGACAAGGCAATGCGGGAACTTGACAGAGAGCGACAGAATAtggaacgaaatgaaaagaaGATTATAGCAGATATCAAGAAATTGGCGAAACAGGGACAAATG GATGCAGTGAAAATAATGGCCAAAGATCTTGTCCGTACTCGTCGCTATGTGAAGAAGTTCATTCTCATGAGGGCCAACATCCAAGCAGTTTCTTTAAAAATACAGACACTCAAATCACAGAATTCCATGGCACAAGCCATGAAGGGAGTCACAAAAGCAATGCAAACAATGAATAAACAA ttgaagCTTCCTGAAATCCAGAAAATCATGATGGAGTTTGAGAAACAGTCCGAGATGATGGACATGAAAGAAGAGATGATGAATGATGCCATTGATGATGTTATGGGAGATGAGGATGATGAGGAAGAAAG CGATGCGATTGTTGGACAAGTGCTAGATGAGTTAGGATTACAGCTTGGTGATGAGTTAGCTG GCCTACCACAGACAGATCGGTCTCTTGGGCCAGCAAAAACAGCAGCGAAGCAACCACAGGCTGCAGGAGTTACCAGTGATGCAGATTTAGATTTAGAAGCCAGATTAAATGACCTGAAACGGCAGTGA
- the LOC135488449 gene encoding cold shock domain-containing protein E1-like → MANPQWKNFQPPAIQDPAILAFQPRSSPQSHYGNSVMQNSGSNNMNNAVRETGFVEKILHSYGFIQCCDREARLFFHFSEYNGNNESMKIGDPVEFQMCYDRKTGKPIACSVVKVNGSVSFELLSDERVTGTVVTEAKAINRRHSLNGIQDGMGRVSYERNGECFFLPFTLEDIENAESNNVKLKTGDNVTFFISTDKRNGTVRARNVKLLQPFKPERYQGVVCSMKDSFGFIERADVVKEIFFHYSEYQGNINELILGDDCEFAVQSRNGKEVATNIVRLAEGTVIFEDISLDRVRGRILKTLKSAHNRRQSDPLAGRIVYETQTGQVEIPYGDKDQTGDFTMHAGDLIEFNIATDRRDKLQRATNIAVIEDTFKVSGEKRETGMIATLKEGYGFIKCIEREGRMFFHFSEMLDPSKEPQLQDEVQFTVVQDPSSPNREIGIRIKYLPKGTLSFQSVSTERFQGFVDKLPANHKSPSKNNKDAEQGLIMFEINGNKQTIPYVPKDIQDLRAVPKYGDRVEFSISESKRNNNKIAINVKLMSRSSMTRHLGFVATIKDAFGFIETAEHDREVFFHFSAFDGEPGDLDVGDEVEYQLTRKTAKVSAEYIRKLNKGTVAPEDVLPGFIEGRIIRPMRIINPDQDEYPGLVQVGFEDDSNPITYQYGITSLTDKKDFLQKGDAVKFQLSVIRSTGKKRATNITAIRKFIRTKVDSVKGQFGFLNYEVEEGKKLFFHMTEVHDGADIQPGDEVEFVVVQNQRNGKYSACSLRKLQERRRPERPERLISRLKSVSDDSMPKLVVIRQPRGPDGTKGFKNERKLWKQS, encoded by the exons ATGGCAAATCCTCAGTGGAAG AATTTCCAGCCGCCAGCTATCCAAGACCCAGCCATACTTGCCTTCCAGCCGAGATCATCTCCACAAAGTCACTATGGAAATTCCGTGATGCAAAACTCAGGCAGCAATAACATGAACAATGCCGTTAGAGAAACAGGATTCGTAGAAAAAATCTTG CATTCATATGGTTTTATTCAGTGCTGCGATCGAGAGGCCCGTCTCTTTTTCCACTTCAGTGAATATAACGGCAACAATGAGAGCATGAAAATAGGAG ATCCAGTGGAATTTCAGATGTGTTATGACCGCAAGACTGGCAAACCAATCGCGTGCTCTGTTGTTAAAGTCAACGGCAGTGTATCTTTTGAGCTCCTCAGTGATGAACGTGTAACTGGCACAGTCGTTACTGAGGCAAAGGCTATCAACAGGAGACAT AGCTTGAATGGTATCCAGGACGGAATGGGCCGTGTCTCCTATGAACGCAATGGAGAATGCTTCTTCCTTCCTTTCACTCTTGAAGACATTGAAAATGCTGAGAGTAACAATGTCAAACTAAAAACTGGAGATAACGTGACTTTCTTCATTTCTACAGATAAAAG GAATGGTACTGTTCGAGCCCGTAATGTCAAGCTTCTTCAGCCGTTCAAACCAGAACGTTATCAAGGAGTCGTCTGCTCGATGAAGGATAGTTTTGGCTTCATCGAACGTGCAGATGTTGTCAAGGAGATCTTCTTCCACTATAGTGAATACCAAGGCAATATCAATGAACTCATTTTGGGAGATGATTGTGAATTTGCTGTTCAGTCAAGAAAT GGTAAAGAGGTCGCTACTAACATCGTTCGTCTTGCCGAGGGCACTGTGATATTTGAGGATATCTCCTTAGATCGGGTCCGTGGAAGGATACTTAAGACACTCAAAAGTGCTCACAACCGTCGCCAGAGTGACCCTCTTGCCGGGAGGATAGTTTATGAAACTCAGACTGG GCAAGTTGAGATTCCATACGGGGACAAAGATCAGACTGGAGACTTCACCATGCACGCTGGCGATCTGATAGAATTCAACATTGCGACTGACAGACGCGATAAATTACAACGTGCGACAAACATCGCCGTCATCGAAGACACGTTCAAAGTGTCTGGTGAGAAGCGTGAGACTGGTATGATAGCGACATTGAAGGAGGGCTATGGTTTCATTAAATGTATCGAGCGCGAAGGTCGTATGTTCTTCCACTTCAGCGAGATGCTGGACCCGTCCAAGGAACCACAGCTGCAAGATGAAGTACAGTTCACAGTTGTACAG gacCCCTCCTCACCAAACCGCGAAATTGGCATCCGCATCAAATACCTTCCGAAAGGAACTCTATCTTTCCAGTCTGTTTCTACAGAACGTTTCCAAGGCTTTGTGGATAAGTTGCCTGCTAATCACAAAAGTCCAA GCAAAAATAACAAAGACGCTGAGCAGGGCCTCATCATGTTTGAGATCAACGGGAACAAACAAACCATTCCTTACGTACCAAAAGACATCCAAGATCTTCGTGCTGTACCCAAGTATGGCGACAGG GTTGAATTCAGCATCTCTGAAAGCAAGAGAAACAACAACAAGATAGCCATTAACGTCAAACTGATGAGTCGCTCATCAATGACTCGTCATCTCGGTTTTGTCGCCACAATCAAAGACGCATTTGGTTTTATAGAAACAGCTGAACATGACAGAGAGGTCTTCTTCCACTTTAG TGCATTTGATGGAGAGCCTGGTGACCTTGACGTGGGCGATGAAGTGGAGTACCAATTGACGAGGAAGACGGCCAAAGTTAGTGCCGAATACATTAGGAAGCTGAACAAGGGCACCGTGGCACCAGAGGATGTACTGCCAGGATTCATTGAAGGCAGAATCATTCGTCCAATGCGTATCATCAACCCAGACCAAGATGAATATCCCGGTCTTGTACAAGTTGGATTCGAAG ATGATTCCAATCCAATCACCTATCAGTATGGCATAACCAGTCTTACAGACAAGAAGGACTTCCTACAGAAGGGCGATGCTGTCAAATTCCAGTTATCTGTCATCCGTTCAACTGGCAAGAAGCGCGCCACAAACATCACCGCTATTAGGAAGTTTATTCGAACAAAGGTGGATTCAGTCAAAGGCCAA TTCGGGTTTTTGAATTATGAAGTTGAGGAGGGCAAGAAACTCTTTTTCCACATGACAGAGGTCCACGATGGTGCAGACATCCAACCTGGGGACGAGGTCGAGTTTGTTGTTGTCCAGAATCAACGAAATGGAAAATACTCAGCGTGCAGTCTAAGGAAACTACA GGAACGCCGCAGGCCCGAACGTCCGGAACGTTTGATCAGCCGTTTGAAGAGTGTGAGTGATGATTCCATGCCTAAACTTGTCGTCATTCGTCAACCTCGCGGTCCAGATGGAACTAAAGGCTTCAAGAACGAACGCAAACTCTGGAAACAGTCGTAG
- the LOC135488382 gene encoding protein arginine N-methyltransferase 3-like, with protein sequence MPELIADEAILGADDDDYGDWEEVMPVEVHCLFCEEVFKLPNMLFDHCSLKHGFSIIAMRERFNLDDYSYIKMINFIRKEHPTVEQLCNASQTQPPWMLDAYLQPVDPSDVMLQFDLEDLSGLKLPESGNGMASGGGDTENQDIHLKKREYADLKRRLQDAEKQALQTHEELQRVLGDLDKMRGVAKDFMISGPLSENVPSSENAIQNLTSSEDEPYFDSYGHYGIHETMLKDKVRTESYRDFMLKNTILFKDKVVLDIGCGTGILSMFAAKAGAHQVIGIDQSEVIYSAMDIIRENNLDEVITLIKGKVEEVTLPVERVDIIISEWMGYFLLFESMLDTVVFARNKWLSESGAVYPDICSMYLVASGDENLNTGRLGYWDDVYGFKMTCMKSQVVKEGYVDVVKPDKILTDSCKIKEIDCNSCTVPELDFTSPFELRVQNDGKMTAIIGFFDIFFRKDCSPVVQFSTGPASTATHWKQTVFLLEMPIEVKKGDVLKGTIDCRKDRKDPRSLQVKVTLNDRTMMYYLD encoded by the exons ATGCCGGAACTAATTGCTGATGAAGCAATTCTTGGAgcagatgatgatgactatgGCGATTGGGAGGAGGTGATGCCTGTTGAAGTCCACTGTCTTTTCTGTGAGGAAGTCTTCAAGTTGCCAAATATGCTCTTTGATCATTGTAGTTTAAAGCATGGATTCAGCATCATAGCAATGAGAGAACGCTTCAATCTTGATGACTATTCTTATATCAAGATGATTAATTTTATACGCAAGGAG CACCCAACAGTAGAGCAGCTTTGTAATGCCAGCCAAACTCAACCACCTTGGATGTTGGATGCCTATCTCCAACCTGTGGATCCTTCTGATGTAATGCTTCAGTTTG ATCTCGAAGACTTGAGTGGTCTAAAATTACCAGAATCGGGTAATGGAATGGCATCAGGAGGTGGCGATACTGAAAATCAGGATATTCACCTGAAGAAAAGAGAGTATGCTGATCTCAAGCGCCGACTACAAGATGCAGAGAAGCAAGCTTTACAGACACATGAAGAGTTGCAGCGCGTCCTCGGTGATTTGGACAAAATGAG GGGTGTTGCGAAAGACTTTATGATAAGTGGTCCACTATCTGAGAATGTTCCATCATCAGAAAATGCTATCCAGAATCTGACATCTTCTGAAGACGAGCCATACTTTGACTCTTATGGACATTACGGTATCCATGAAACTATGCTAAAG GATAAAGTACGGACTGAAAGTTATCGagatttcatgttaaaaaacACAATATTGTTCAAAGATAAGGTTGTGCTAGATATTGGCTGTGGGACAGGCATTCTATCGATGTTTGCAGCGAAGGCAGGTGCACATCAAGTGATAGGAATTGACCAATCTGAGGTGATCTATTCGGCCATGGATATCATAAG GGAGAACAACCTCGACGAAGTGATCACCCTCATCAAAGGCAAAGTAGAAGAAGTTACTCTTCCAGTTGAAAGG GTTGATATAATCATTTCTGAATGGATGGGCTACTTCCTCCTCTTTGAGTCTATGCTGGACACGGTTGTATTTGCACGTAACAAATGGTTGTCTGAAAGTGGTGCTGTCTACCCCGACATCTGCTCAATGTATCTGGTTGCCAGCGGGGACGAGAACCTGAACACGGGTCGACTTGGTTACTGGGATGATGTTTACGGGTTTAAGATGACGTGTATGAAGAGCCAGGTGGTGAAAGAAGGATATGTTGATGTTGTGAAGCCTGACAAGATTTTGACGGATTCCTGTAAGATTAAG GAAATCGACTGTAATTCATGCACTGTGCCAGAACTAGACTTCACATCACCATTTGAGTTGCGTGTACAGAATGATGGGAAGATGACAGCGATTATTGGCTTCTTTGATATATTCTTCAGAAAAGACTGTAGTCCAGTGGTGCAGTTTTCTACTGGCCCAGCATCTACAGCCACTCATTGGAAACAAACTGTATTTTTGCTGGAGATGCCAATTGAAGTCAAGAAAG GGGATGTACTGAAAGGGACGATTGACTGTAGGAAAGATAGGAAAGATCCCAGGAGCttacaggtcaaggtcacactGAATGACAGGACTATGATGTACTATTTGGATTAA
- the LOC135488381 gene encoding uncharacterized protein LOC135488381 has translation MDKQRVRFAKDSFGVYAAEQVQETQPEQNGQAAYVDAPSPSHIEPDTGQYHLKSPPKDPRIINRKGVKLSSIEEVPEEENLGKGVTLSGIDELPEETRPRGKGVYAPEPVEKAAVHGNQFPSTAEEIPEKELAADSRFLEVEPYCYKKKKPGDFSKSERVLPPIRRGLGAIDEVGPLPERERTDDLDRTYEALQIDRPEFSDLDITYRVNNDNMIRPEFSDLDITYRVNNKTSSNISPYGLTHSVIQDRKPNFSDLDITFSPEPLERKNFDRPLTHALEPAPIDKPRRVTKPYKLEPAPNDNPRKVTRPYKLEPLGQKTKRASRAMSCAVESVAKPQFRRQVNMLYPFVTEMDTKHGHTRRYDRFARVPEELSLPRQMRRGSGDMRTYRVVGVEDDWIGDLPDELDHSHTIDTPQITELDSFPSGSLGSEITLGEGTQDDILGRWERISIPGTIHGSQGTFNIDIDGPSKPSEERWELVSLTATLAGSRGTLNIDDAERLYGKPDRSKRSTSNQDRWERTNTEGTLKGSLGTIHEDGGQDGTGKQGLGESASREQTNLSGEGTTNRESRKGSTTFRSENVSLPDTLKGSCSSVEVKPVQRRPSMQRKASKIPIRRASGARNGSMGDEGIQGRE, from the coding sequence ATGGATAAGCAAAGGGTAAGATTTGCCAAAGATTCATTTGGAGTATATGCTGCAGAACAGGTCCAGGAGACACAACCAGAACAAAATGGCCAAGCAGCTTATGTTGATGCTCCTTCACCATCACATATCGAACCAGATACAGGACAATATCATCTCAAGAGCCCACCTAAGGATCCCCGCATCATCAACCGTAAGGGAGTCAAGCTGTCCAGTATTGAGGAAGTCCCGGAGGAGGAGAACCTTGGTAAGGGGGTTACGTTGTCTGGGATTGATGAATTACCAGAGGAAACGAGACCTAGAGGAAAAGGTGTCTATGCACCTGAACCGGTGGAGAAAGCTGCTGTCCATGGGAACCAATTTccctccacagctgaggaaaTACCAGAGAAAGAATTAGCAGCAGATTCACGATTTCTGGAGGTTGAGCCGTATTGTTATAAGAAAAAAAAGCCTGGTGACTTCTCCAAGAGTGAACGTGTCTTGCCACCGATTAGGAGGGGTTTAGGTGCAATTGACGAGGTTGGACCATTACCTGAACGTGAGAGGACAGATGATTTAGACAGGACATACGAGGCATTGCAAATTGATAGGCCTGAGTTTAGTGATCTTGATATTACATACAGAGTCAATAATGACAATATGATTAGGCCCGAGTTTAGTGATCTTGATATTACATACAGAGTCAATAACAAGACATCATCTAACATTTCTCCCTATGGCTTGACACATTCCGTGATACAAGACCGAAAGCCTAATTTCAGTGATCTTGACATTACGTTTTCTCCGGAGCCATTAGAGAGGAAAAACTTTGATAGGCCTCTGACACATGCCTTGGAACCAGCTCCAATTGACAAACCACGAAGGGTTACAAAGCCTTATAAACTAGAACCAGCTCCAAATGATAATCCTCGGAAAGTTACAAGACCCTATAAACTAGAACCACTTGGGCAGAAAACCAAGCGGGCTAGTAGGGCTATGTCCTGTGCAGTGGAATCAGTGGCAAAGCCACAGTTTCGCCGGCAGGTCAACATGTTATATCCGTTTGTGACCGAGATGGACACAAAGCATGGCCATACAAGGCGATATGACCGATTTGCAAGGGTACCAGAGGAACTAAGCCTTCCAAGACAAATGAGGAGGGGCTCGGGAGATATGCGGACTTACAGAGTTGTTGGTGTGGAAGATGACTGGATTGGAGATCTCCCTGATGAACTCGACCACAGCCACACAATTGATACGCCGCAAATTACAGAGTTAGATTCATTCCCCTCAGGCTCATTGGGGAGCGAGATAACATTAGGGGAGGGGACACAAGATGACATCCTTGGGAGGTGGGAAAGGATCAGTATTCCAGGGACAATACATGGTAGCCAAGGGACATTCAACATTGATATCGATGGACCATCTAAACCATCAGAGGAGAGATGGGAATTAGTAAGTTTAACTGCCACATTAGCAGGAAGTCGTGGGACTTTGAATATTGATGATGCCGAGCGGCTTTATGGAAAGCCGGACAGGTCAAAGAGGAGCACCAGTAACCAAGATAGATGGGAACGCACGAACACTGAGGGTACTCTAAAAGGCAGCTTGGGCACCATTCATGAAGATGGGGGACAGGATGGTACCGGGAAACAGGGGCTAGGAGAAAGTGCCAGTAGAGAACAGACTAATTTATCTGGGGAGGGAACAACAAATAGGGAAAGTAGGAAAGGTTCGACTACATTTAGATCGGAGAATGTTAGTCTTCCTGACACTCTTAAAGGTAGTTGTAGTAGTGTTGAAGTGAAGCCTGTACAAAGGCGACCGAGCATGCAAAGAAAAGCTTCTAAAATACCAATAAGGAGAGCTAGTGGTGCAAGAAATGGGTCCATGGGAGATGAAGGCATCCAAGGAAGAGAATGA